Proteins encoded by one window of Mycolicibacterium cosmeticum:
- a CDS encoding ABC transporter permease subunit: MTATLTAPSAGIRRLAAGRFTGPIATLVLFVVLFAGVLNRCDFASPTQVFLNLFVDNAYLIVLAVGMTFVILTGGIDLSVGSVVALSTVILAKTLQLGWPTPVAMVTVILVGPALGLIMGVMIEHFDVQPFVATLAGMFAARGMCYVISVDSVPIKDPAVRTLGLHYLYLYDDKFIRWPVVIALVVLAVALYVLHLTRFGRTVYAVGGNRQSAQLMGLDAGRTRVSVYVISGFCASLAGILLAVQKLSGYSLNGVGLELDTIAAAVIGGVVLAGGVGYVAGALIGVLVLGTIETFVTAASLDSYWTRIMTGALLLVFVLVQRVLVRPST, from the coding sequence ATGACGGCAACGCTGACGGCGCCATCCGCGGGAATCCGGCGGCTGGCCGCCGGCCGGTTCACCGGGCCGATCGCCACCCTGGTGTTGTTCGTGGTGTTGTTCGCCGGTGTGCTCAACCGCTGCGACTTCGCCAGTCCCACCCAGGTTTTCCTCAATCTCTTCGTCGACAACGCCTACCTCATCGTGCTGGCCGTCGGGATGACGTTCGTGATCCTCACCGGCGGCATCGATCTGAGTGTCGGATCGGTGGTGGCGCTGTCGACGGTGATCCTGGCCAAGACATTGCAACTGGGCTGGCCCACCCCGGTGGCGATGGTCACCGTCATCCTCGTCGGCCCGGCGCTGGGCCTGATCATGGGCGTGATGATCGAACACTTCGACGTGCAACCGTTCGTGGCGACGCTGGCCGGCATGTTCGCCGCCCGCGGCATGTGTTACGTCATCAGCGTCGACTCGGTCCCCATCAAGGATCCCGCGGTCCGCACCCTGGGCCTGCACTACCTGTATCTCTACGACGACAAGTTCATTCGCTGGCCGGTCGTCATCGCACTGGTCGTGCTGGCGGTGGCCCTGTACGTCTTGCACCTGACCCGGTTCGGCCGCACCGTCTACGCCGTCGGCGGCAACCGGCAGTCGGCGCAACTGATGGGCCTGGACGCCGGACGCACCCGGGTGTCGGTGTACGTCATCAGCGGGTTCTGCGCGTCGCTGGCCGGCATCCTGCTGGCCGTGCAGAAGTTGTCCGGCTACAGCCTCAACGGGGTCGGGTTGGAACTCGACACCATCGCTGCCGCGGTGATCGGCGGTGTCGTACTGGCCGGCGGCGTGGGTTACGTGGCGGGCGCGCTGATCGGGGTGCTGGTGTTGGGCACCATCGAAACCTTCGTCACCGCGGCGAGCCTGGACTCGTACTGGACCAGAATCATGACCGGGGCGTTGTTGCTGGTCTTCGTGCTGGTTCAGCGTGTCCTGGTGAGGCCGAGTACATGA
- the araA gene encoding L-arabinose isomerase: MSNATEKPENKEIWFVTGSQSLYGQDILDQVAEQSRVIADRLDASPDLPVPVVWKPVVTTSDAIYRLLSEAGTSERCVGIIAWMHTFSPAKMWIRGLNALRQPLLHFHTQFGVEIPWDSIDMDFMNLNQAAHGDREFGYIQTRLSVPRTTVAGHVGNPDTTARIGSWARAALAAADLRGLRLARFGDNMRDVAVTEGDKVEAESRFGVSVNSYSVNELVASVDAAADTDIDKLVQEYQDRYVVAEELRTGAERHDTLREAARIEIGLRQFLEEGGFSAFTTNFEDLGGLRQLPGIAVQRLMADGYGFGAEGDWKTAAMVRAVKTMGTGLPGGTSFMEDYTYDLTPGAETILGAHMLEVCPSIAAQTPTVEAHPLSIGGREDPVRMRFTAAPGDAVVLGICDVGNRFRLVANEVRVIEPPAPLPSLPVACAVWEPLPSWSTSTETWLMAGGPHHTVLTTAVPVSAIRDLATIVGTELVTIDIDTVTHEFERELRWNSVYYHLADGL, encoded by the coding sequence ATGTCCAACGCCACCGAAAAGCCCGAGAACAAAGAGATCTGGTTCGTCACCGGCAGCCAGTCGCTGTACGGCCAGGACATCCTGGACCAGGTCGCCGAACAATCGCGGGTGATCGCCGACCGCCTGGATGCCAGCCCCGACCTGCCCGTGCCGGTGGTGTGGAAGCCCGTCGTCACCACCAGCGACGCCATCTATCGCCTGCTCAGCGAGGCGGGTACCAGCGAGCGCTGTGTCGGCATCATCGCCTGGATGCACACCTTCTCACCGGCGAAGATGTGGATCAGGGGACTCAACGCGCTACGTCAGCCGCTGTTGCATTTCCACACCCAGTTCGGTGTCGAGATCCCTTGGGACAGTATCGACATGGACTTCATGAACCTCAACCAGGCGGCGCACGGGGATCGTGAGTTCGGCTACATCCAGACCCGGTTGTCGGTGCCGCGCACCACCGTTGCCGGCCATGTCGGCAACCCCGACACCACCGCGCGCATCGGATCGTGGGCCCGCGCCGCGCTGGCCGCCGCGGACCTGCGCGGTCTGCGGCTGGCCCGGTTCGGTGACAACATGCGCGATGTCGCGGTGACCGAGGGTGACAAGGTGGAGGCCGAATCCCGTTTCGGCGTTTCGGTGAACTCCTATTCGGTCAACGAGCTGGTGGCCTCGGTCGATGCCGCCGCGGACACCGATATCGACAAGCTGGTGCAGGAATACCAGGACCGGTATGTCGTGGCCGAGGAGCTGCGGACCGGGGCTGAGCGCCACGACACGCTGCGGGAGGCCGCCCGCATCGAGATCGGCTTGCGGCAGTTCCTCGAAGAGGGCGGATTCAGCGCCTTCACCACCAATTTCGAGGATCTCGGCGGCCTGCGTCAATTGCCGGGTATCGCCGTGCAGCGGTTGATGGCCGACGGCTACGGGTTCGGCGCCGAAGGGGATTGGAAGACCGCCGCGATGGTGCGTGCGGTCAAGACCATGGGTACCGGCCTGCCGGGCGGCACGTCGTTCATGGAGGACTACACCTACGACCTGACGCCCGGCGCGGAGACGATCCTCGGCGCGCACATGTTGGAGGTGTGTCCCAGCATCGCAGCGCAGACCCCCACGGTGGAAGCCCATCCGTTGAGCATCGGTGGCCGCGAGGACCCGGTGCGGATGCGCTTCACCGCGGCACCCGGTGACGCCGTGGTGTTGGGCATCTGCGATGTCGGTAATCGATTCCGGTTGGTGGCCAACGAGGTTCGGGTGATCGAACCGCCGGCCCCGTTGCCCAGCCTGCCGGTGGCATGCGCGGTGTGGGAACCGTTGCCGTCGTGGTCCACCTCGACCGAGACCTGGTTGATGGCGGGCGGGCCGCATCACACCGTGCTGACCACCGCGGTCCCGGTGTCGGCCATCCGCGATCTGGCAACCATCGTCGGCACCGAACTGGTGACCATCGACATCGACACCGTCACCCACGAGTTCGAGCGCGAGTTGCGCTGGAACTCGGTGTATTACCACTTGGCCGACGGTCTGTGA
- a CDS encoding ABC transporter substrate-binding protein, whose product MKKTVLTRALSTAIGIAAIAATVAACGSGKAPGGGTGSPAGGGDTITLGFAQVGAESGWRTANTESIKSAAKAAGIDLKFADANGEQEKQITAIRSFIQQGVNVIAFSPVVRTGWDAVLLEAKNANIPVILTDRAIDTQEKDVYKTFIGADFVEEGRRAGRWVADQYATTPRPVNIVQLEGTTGADPAIDRNTGFKEGISANPNLHVVASQTGDFTRSGGKQVMEALLKSTPQIDVVFAQNDDMGLGAMEAIEAAGKVPGKDIKIVAIDATHDGMQALADGKFNYIVECNPLLGPQLMDLVKKVAAGEQVPPRIVTPDEAFDQQQAIKALPARQY is encoded by the coding sequence GTGAAGAAGACCGTCCTGACAAGAGCATTGAGCACCGCCATCGGCATCGCCGCCATCGCGGCCACCGTCGCGGCCTGCGGTAGCGGGAAGGCACCGGGCGGCGGCACCGGCAGCCCGGCCGGCGGCGGCGACACGATCACCCTGGGCTTCGCCCAGGTGGGCGCCGAAAGCGGTTGGCGCACCGCCAACACCGAATCCATCAAGAGCGCCGCCAAGGCCGCCGGCATCGACCTGAAGTTCGCCGACGCCAACGGTGAACAGGAGAAGCAGATCACCGCGATCCGCTCGTTCATCCAGCAAGGGGTCAATGTCATCGCCTTCAGCCCCGTGGTGCGTACCGGTTGGGACGCCGTGCTGTTGGAGGCCAAGAACGCCAACATCCCGGTGATCCTGACCGACCGGGCGATCGACACCCAGGAGAAGGACGTCTACAAGACCTTCATCGGCGCGGATTTCGTCGAAGAGGGCCGTCGCGCCGGACGCTGGGTCGCCGATCAGTACGCCACCACGCCACGCCCGGTCAACATCGTCCAGCTGGAGGGCACCACCGGCGCCGACCCCGCCATCGACCGCAATACCGGCTTCAAGGAGGGCATTTCGGCGAACCCGAACCTGCACGTGGTGGCGTCGCAGACCGGTGACTTCACCCGCTCCGGCGGTAAACAGGTGATGGAGGCGCTGCTGAAATCCACCCCGCAGATCGATGTGGTGTTCGCGCAGAACGACGATATGGGCCTGGGCGCGATGGAGGCCATCGAAGCTGCCGGCAAGGTGCCGGGCAAGGACATCAAGATCGTCGCGATCGACGCCACCCATGACGGTATGCAGGCCCTGGCCGACGGCAAGTTCAACTACATCGTCGAATGCAACCCGCTGCTCGGTCCCCAGCTGATGGATCTGGTGAAGAAGGTGGCCGCCGGCGAGCAGGTCCCCCCGCGGATCGTGACTCCCGACGAGGCCTTCGATCAGCAGCAGGCGATCAAGGCCCTGCCCGCGCGCCAGTACTGA
- a CDS encoding L-ribulose-5-phosphate 4-epimerase, translated as MTVTSEVSQTITDLRRQVCDLHAELTRYQLVIWTAGNVSARVPGRDLMVIKPSGVSYDSMAPEQMVVCDLNGELVDGELSPSSDTAAHAYVYRHMPEVGGVVHTHSTYATAWAACGEPIPCILTMIADEFGGEIPVGPFAPIGDDSIGRGIVETLRGSRSAAVLMRNHGPFTIGPDARSAVKAAVMLEDVARTAFISRQLGSPTELPADAVTSLYERYQNIYGQKEA; from the coding sequence GTGACCGTGACTTCCGAAGTGTCCCAGACGATCACCGACCTGCGGCGGCAGGTGTGCGATCTGCACGCCGAACTCACCCGCTACCAGTTGGTGATCTGGACCGCAGGCAACGTCTCCGCGCGCGTGCCGGGCAGAGACCTCATGGTCATCAAACCCTCTGGGGTTTCCTACGATTCGATGGCACCGGAACAGATGGTGGTCTGCGACCTGAACGGCGAACTCGTCGACGGCGAGCTGTCGCCGTCATCGGACACCGCCGCGCACGCCTACGTGTACCGGCACATGCCCGAGGTCGGTGGGGTGGTGCACACCCATTCCACCTACGCCACCGCGTGGGCGGCCTGCGGTGAGCCCATCCCGTGCATCCTGACGATGATCGCCGACGAGTTCGGCGGTGAGATACCGGTGGGCCCGTTCGCGCCGATCGGTGACGACTCGATCGGGCGCGGCATCGTGGAAACCCTGCGCGGCAGCCGTTCGGCTGCGGTGCTGATGCGCAATCACGGCCCGTTCACCATCGGTCCCGACGCCCGGTCGGCGGTCAAGGCCGCGGTCATGCTCGAGGACGTGGCTCGCACCGCCTTCATCAGCAGACAGCTGGGCAGTCCCACGGAGCTGCCCGCCGACGCCGTCACCTCCCTGTACGAGCGCTACCAGAACATCTACGGCCAGAAAGAAGCTTGA
- a CDS encoding ABC transporter permease, with protein MIKKFVAHQLFWPLSALVALLAVNTALSPGFLSIRIQNGHLYGSLIDILRNGAPILLVALGMTLVIASRGIDLSVGAVVAIAGAVACAHIAASTTPDSPGTVLSAMAVAVLVACVLGLWNATLVALLGIQPIIATLVLMTAGRGIALFVTEGQIVTVTSAPFKVLGAGYLFGLPVAILVSLAIFVVIGLLTRRTALGMLLEAVGINPEASRLAGVRSRTIVFAVYVFCALCAGIAGLMIASNISAADANNAGLWIEMDAILAVVIGGTSLLGGRYSLTGTLIGALIIQALTTTVYTLGIRPEVTLVFKSLVVVAVCLLQSARFRALFTRRRRRAAPAPPAPVIDPVETKVHA; from the coding sequence ATGATCAAGAAATTCGTTGCCCATCAACTGTTCTGGCCGTTGTCGGCACTCGTCGCGCTGCTCGCGGTGAACACCGCGCTGTCCCCCGGGTTTCTCAGTATCCGCATCCAGAACGGCCATCTGTACGGCAGCCTGATCGACATCCTGCGCAACGGCGCCCCGATCCTGCTGGTGGCCTTGGGTATGACTCTGGTGATCGCCTCCCGCGGGATCGACCTGTCCGTCGGCGCGGTGGTGGCCATCGCCGGCGCGGTGGCCTGCGCCCACATCGCGGCCTCGACCACCCCGGACAGCCCGGGTACCGTACTGTCGGCGATGGCCGTCGCGGTGCTGGTGGCCTGCGTACTCGGCCTGTGGAATGCAACCCTGGTGGCGCTGCTCGGCATTCAGCCGATCATCGCGACGCTGGTACTGATGACGGCCGGCCGCGGGATCGCACTGTTCGTCACCGAAGGTCAGATCGTCACCGTGACCAGTGCACCGTTCAAAGTGCTCGGCGCCGGTTACCTTTTCGGCCTGCCCGTGGCCATCCTGGTCAGTCTCGCCATCTTCGTCGTGATCGGCCTGCTCACCCGGCGCACCGCCCTGGGCATGCTGCTCGAGGCCGTCGGAATCAACCCCGAGGCCAGCAGGCTGGCCGGAGTCCGCAGCCGCACCATCGTTTTCGCGGTGTACGTGTTCTGCGCGCTGTGCGCCGGCATCGCCGGATTGATGATCGCGTCGAACATCTCCGCGGCCGATGCCAACAATGCCGGCCTGTGGATCGAGATGGACGCCATCCTGGCCGTCGTGATCGGTGGCACCTCGTTGCTCGGCGGCCGCTACAGCCTGACCGGGACCTTGATCGGGGCGCTGATCATCCAAGCCCTGACCACCACGGTGTACACCCTCGGAATTCGGCCGGAGGTCACCCTGGTATTCAAATCGCTTGTGGTGGTGGCGGTATGCCTGCTGCAGTCGGCTCGGTTCCGGGCGCTGTTCACCCGCCGGCGCCGGCGTGCCGCACCCGCACCGCCGGCGCCGGTCATCGATCCCGTCGAGACGAAGGTGCACGCATGA
- a CDS encoding sugar ABC transporter ATP-binding protein: MDQLGPVVQMRDIGIEFPGVKALDGVDFRLLPGEVHALMGENGAGKSTLIKALTGVYPIDSGQILLDGVPRSFGSPRQSQEAGISTVYQEVNLCPNLSVGENILLGREPRRWGRIDYRALHRRAAELLTELELTIDPRSRLGAHPIAVQQLVAITRATAAKARVLILDEPTSSLDTGEVAELFGVIRRLRDAGTAILFVSHFLDQIYAIADRITVLRNGKLVGEYPTAELPHVQLVTAMLGHAAGVLDEVADNAARTTVDVTTTPVVSIDRFGRPPAVAPVTLDIHRGEIIGLAGLLGSGRTELARLIFGADRATTGALAVHGTKVAIRTPRAAIGRRFAFTSENRKDEGVFGDLTVRDNLVLALQARRGFARPLSAKAKNDLVDKYMEALDIRPRRPDALMKNLSGGNQQKVLLARWLITEPELFILDEPTRGIDIGAKAQIQQLVTNLAADGMAVLFISAELDEVSRVSHRIAVMRDRHNVAQVDADQGDNLTELIAASPA, from the coding sequence ATGGACCAGCTTGGCCCCGTGGTGCAGATGCGGGATATCGGCATCGAGTTCCCTGGTGTGAAAGCGCTTGACGGCGTGGACTTCCGGTTGCTGCCCGGCGAGGTGCACGCCCTGATGGGTGAGAACGGCGCCGGCAAGTCCACGCTCATCAAGGCACTCACCGGGGTGTACCCGATCGACTCCGGGCAGATCCTGCTCGACGGCGTCCCCCGGTCCTTCGGCAGCCCACGACAGTCCCAGGAAGCCGGGATCAGCACCGTCTACCAGGAGGTGAACCTGTGCCCGAATCTGTCGGTGGGCGAGAACATCCTGTTGGGGCGCGAACCCCGGCGCTGGGGCCGGATCGACTACCGGGCGCTGCACCGCCGGGCCGCCGAGCTGCTCACCGAACTGGAACTGACCATCGATCCGCGGTCACGATTGGGTGCCCACCCGATCGCCGTCCAGCAGTTGGTCGCGATCACCCGGGCCACGGCGGCCAAGGCCCGGGTGCTCATCCTGGACGAACCGACCTCCAGCCTGGACACCGGGGAGGTCGCCGAATTGTTCGGCGTCATCAGGCGGTTACGCGACGCGGGCACCGCAATCCTGTTCGTCTCGCACTTCCTCGACCAGATCTACGCGATCGCCGACCGGATCACCGTGTTGCGCAACGGCAAACTCGTCGGCGAATATCCGACCGCCGAGCTGCCCCACGTGCAGTTGGTCACCGCGATGCTGGGCCACGCGGCGGGTGTCCTCGACGAGGTGGCCGACAACGCGGCCCGCACCACGGTCGACGTGACCACCACACCGGTGGTGTCGATCGACCGGTTCGGCCGGCCCCCTGCCGTGGCACCGGTCACGCTGGACATCCACCGCGGCGAGATCATCGGCCTGGCCGGCTTGCTGGGGTCCGGACGCACCGAGCTGGCCCGGCTGATCTTCGGCGCCGACCGGGCCACCACCGGAGCGCTGGCGGTGCACGGCACCAAGGTGGCCATCCGCACGCCACGCGCCGCCATCGGTCGCCGCTTCGCCTTCACCTCCGAGAACCGCAAGGATGAGGGTGTTTTCGGCGATCTCACGGTGCGCGACAATCTGGTGCTCGCCCTGCAGGCCCGGCGCGGGTTCGCCCGTCCCCTGTCGGCCAAGGCCAAGAACGATCTGGTGGACAAGTACATGGAAGCCCTCGACATCCGGCCCCGCCGGCCCGACGCCCTGATGAAGAACCTCAGCGGCGGCAACCAGCAGAAGGTGTTGCTGGCCCGCTGGCTCATCACCGAACCGGAACTGTTCATCCTGGACGAGCCGACCCGCGGTATCGACATCGGGGCGAAAGCCCAGATCCAGCAACTCGTCACCAACCTGGCGGCCGATGGTATGGCGGTGTTGTTCATCTCCGCCGAACTCGACGAAGTGAGCCGGGTATCGCACCGCATCGCGGTGATGCGGGACCGGCACAACGTCGCCCAGGTCGACGCCGACCAGGGCGACAACCTGACCGAACTGATCGCGGCGAGCCCAGCATGA
- the araB gene encoding ribulokinase gives MSVDRYVVGIDFGTLSGRALVVRVADGHEMASAEHVYRHGVLTEALPGDSGVRLPPDYALQVPEDYVDVLRFAVPEAVAVAGIDPADVIGVGTDFTACTMVPARADGTPLCELPEFADRPHAYAKLWRHHAAQPQADRINTLAAVRGESWLPRYGGFISSEWEFAKGLQILEEDPEVYAAIDCWVEGADWIVWQLTGRYVRNVSTAGYKAIRQDGAYPSKEFLAALNPDFTDFVTDKVEQPIAELGTAAGTLTAQAAAWTGLPAGIAVAVGNIDAHVTVAAADAAEPGRLVAIMGTSTCHVMNGRQPQDVPGMCGVVEGGITVGLWGYEAGQSGVGDIFAWFIKNCVPERYAHEAAQRGVSVHEHLSDLAARQAIGQHGLVALDWHSGNRSVLVDHHLSGVIVGQTLDTTCVDQYRALLEATAYGTRMIVETFNNAGVPVDELVVAGGLIKNRLLMQIYADVTGLPLSCVTSTQAPALGAAIHAATAAGAYPDVPTASATMGGRTRSAFLPIPENVERYNALYAEYVTLHDWFGRGNHMMRRLRAIRAAATQPDMVRTAP, from the coding sequence ATGAGCGTCGACAGGTATGTGGTCGGTATCGACTTCGGCACGCTGTCCGGGCGTGCCCTGGTCGTCCGGGTTGCCGACGGCCACGAGATGGCGTCGGCCGAACACGTCTACCGGCATGGTGTGCTCACCGAGGCGCTGCCCGGAGACAGTGGTGTTCGGCTGCCACCGGACTACGCACTGCAGGTGCCCGAGGACTATGTCGACGTACTGCGGTTCGCGGTGCCCGAGGCGGTGGCCGTTGCCGGGATCGATCCGGCCGATGTCATCGGCGTGGGCACCGACTTCACCGCCTGCACCATGGTGCCGGCCCGTGCCGACGGAACACCGCTGTGCGAGCTTCCCGAATTCGCCGACCGCCCACACGCTTACGCGAAGCTGTGGCGTCACCACGCCGCCCAACCACAGGCCGACCGGATCAACACGCTCGCCGCCGTTCGCGGTGAATCATGGTTGCCCCGCTACGGCGGGTTCATCTCCAGTGAGTGGGAGTTCGCCAAGGGTCTGCAGATCCTGGAGGAGGACCCCGAGGTCTACGCCGCCATCGACTGCTGGGTGGAGGGTGCGGACTGGATCGTCTGGCAGCTCACCGGCCGCTATGTGCGCAACGTCAGTACCGCCGGCTACAAGGCCATCCGGCAGGACGGGGCGTATCCCTCGAAAGAGTTCCTGGCCGCGCTCAACCCGGACTTCACCGATTTCGTCACCGACAAGGTGGAACAACCGATCGCCGAGCTCGGGACCGCGGCAGGCACGTTGACCGCGCAGGCCGCGGCGTGGACGGGGCTGCCGGCGGGAATCGCGGTGGCCGTGGGCAATATCGACGCGCACGTCACCGTCGCCGCAGCCGACGCCGCCGAACCCGGCCGGCTGGTCGCCATCATGGGCACCTCGACCTGTCACGTGATGAACGGCAGGCAGCCCCAGGACGTCCCGGGCATGTGCGGCGTGGTCGAGGGTGGCATCACCGTCGGGCTGTGGGGGTATGAGGCCGGCCAGTCCGGAGTGGGTGACATCTTCGCGTGGTTCATCAAGAACTGCGTGCCCGAACGGTACGCGCACGAGGCGGCCCAACGCGGTGTGTCGGTACACGAGCACCTGTCCGATCTGGCCGCCCGGCAGGCCATCGGTCAGCACGGCCTGGTCGCCCTGGACTGGCACAGCGGTAACCGCTCGGTGCTGGTCGACCATCACCTCTCCGGCGTGATCGTCGGGCAGACCCTGGACACCACCTGTGTCGACCAGTACCGCGCGCTGCTGGAGGCCACCGCCTACGGCACCCGGATGATCGTCGAAACCTTCAACAACGCAGGTGTTCCGGTCGATGAACTGGTGGTCGCCGGCGGGTTGATCAAGAACCGGCTGCTGATGCAGATCTACGCCGACGTCACCGGTTTGCCGCTGTCCTGCGTGACCTCCACCCAGGCGCCCGCACTCGGTGCCGCCATCCACGCCGCCACCGCTGCCGGTGCCTACCCCGACGTGCCGACCGCATCGGCGACCATGGGCGGGCGCACCAGGAGCGCGTTCCTGCCGATCCCGGAGAACGTCGAGCGCTACAACGCCTTGTACGCCGAGTACGTCACACTGCACGACTGGTTCGGCCGCGGCAACCACATGATGCGCAGGCTGCGGGCCATCCGCGCCGCCGCAACCCAACCCGACATGGTGAGGACCGCCCCGTGA